A window from Drosophila nasuta strain 15112-1781.00 chromosome 3, ASM2355853v1, whole genome shotgun sequence encodes these proteins:
- the LOC132788665 gene encoding uncharacterized protein LOC132788665 isoform X2, translating to MQSLDSSCQEADFIINDTLKKLKGDNPLNANAQGLAHAAVQQQFVYQATQSSPQPQTQQQQQLGQQSYHQLHTVLQAACSPTLSINNNQQQQQQISSAPVTVSFPTSSKSFLETSLLQAIPQIPAQPPICIFDDDDSPTDLPAGGGNIVILTEQQSHVPLAATTPSGGLPCTAITIAPSPSSCSSSTTTLSNFNSITSPSPVVPDLLLSTPPGINSSLSNNNNNSTPSNTSHIFQHLQQSHSSSSNNNNNNNNNNNNNNNNNNNNNNSKKADRRPASSSSNASSGSSSGTSSHHQNHHHLHHQLHNHHVLSSPTSSPSKRQKNSNSSNNSKESSSSSRNAALASASARSNSIGSNTLSTTSATSSNSNSSKREATPKFFNIHDKIKELYLQLLGNDLNHFAETGLKQRSRSFILERLVECERLNTIVVNLYPGNKGYSLALHYDEQVVLNPLTNDWIVTESSSNYHENTSDKSSTSRNKALAESAKSRLADNDGDAATTTATATQPVSSNYGLVEVLRWPYENDLLLQCIDRELLPEFLMDLLSAETVSLNSPQDGSEGSRVYAKPSVFYAGCVIAQIRDFRQTFATSTNICDMKHILLRPSNATLFADVQQLGSLLGCAAATAEDRLALESQLVLATAEPLCLEPDPSIGRQAINAQHERQRFNSHEMRRQMNKFTQVAINRKRKLDQFTHHKGLELCDYLTRLRQRPRSSSSSTANATPATAPSNNPLVGAMLSSFTSKVPRRPLEVIRPIRPPCIEYPANIKVPEHVISVEKYAKTFEPLNEFSDACKEGCQPNCRHNFQPQLIEEYVLETEREASEGRRALYHIKLSIYQRPSDAEYLGELYVDRDYREGERNGESCRFALGTRVHANRYIQQFREIFTEEGRKAVKITHLIPGHVPIVTHTGLTNEQRLLLQQQQQQQQQQQQQQQQQQQQQQQQQQQQQQQQQQQRQAQFTQQLPATVHHVAQTHPLPRQQLVAKTVNSTTINAQQNFRQQQQQPIAAAQFNVDGQLQLQQQQQTQIVSGNNSILQQQSTQQQQHPQQQQQPQHIQLLTSSGNASNTTTHQVSLSNGSLVLVQQQPQQQQQQQQLATTLQHSGITIQPANMQQQQQKVTTAQLNTAIGANSALRAQLNSNVPILQSQLKAAPIVSTQHQLLQKQQQQQQQQHQITAATNNNMNNNNNNSNSSVHPNPAINAIVTSIMNSANQYQQQQHHPHPHSGTPTPPGNSNNNATTTINSSNNNNSGNVTTTTLKNSGNASILNLLNSAPAAMTSTPVASGTFTTSATGQQQTLTLVQHQQPNAANTVDATTATYVQTTRGTPTLVTTQRKQPSSEVLQNLLNTNRKINIVGAGGATTFRTNSAGNLIAVNLNQAQAQGQQQAGDGNQTVRVSMSALASQLASPPAIMTNPTTSYGAYTVSTGGVCGSLKILNSGQQQQQQRILSTLRRDSTTAPPNAIVVGMAAPSPGSDSNASNASGFAVPTNLASSTGGGSGTLNALLTNAATPSPSGSDHSQSSQTHQNQVLLDRLSNVTSNVSSVSAVAMPHMSPQQQAQSTQQQQFITKTLVHSPATSSIHSPMSSPHPQPSASPQQQQQTTTTLNLQGINLSQLQGAISNFTGLQNVQVQIPGYAQPISLQFSGNNLHAPVQVQQQQQPQQQQVTAGGGNATGTLQQAQPQQRSVLVSVPVSTQQQQLPHTITLTQPSAQQQQQQQQQQQQLQHAPPTGTIVSLPSTVAGTQTVVITNNAAGSAGGAGGGGNASSTGATAAMLTLPIAQIVGPGVQKINPQTIRTSSGVGGVGVVATTASAAMQPRARNVQVVGTKQMASNRQLLTTQRQIGGSTLKIATTPVNEFYSS from the exons ATGCAAAGCTTGGACTCATCATGTCAAGAAGCAGAC TTCATCATAAATGACACGCTTAAGAAGCTAAAGGGCGACAATCCACTAAATGCGAATGCCCAAGGATTGGCGCACGCCGCTGTTCAACAGCAATTCGTTTACCAAGCGACGCAGAGTTCGCCCCAGCCacaaacacagcagcaacagcaactgggACAGCAGTCGTATCATCAGTTGCACACAGTGCTACAGGCCGCATGCTCTCCCACGCTCtccatcaacaacaatcagcaacagcagcagcagatttCCTCTGCTCCAGTTACGGTTAGCTTCCCCACCAGTAGCAAATCGTTTCTGGAGACAAGTCTGCTGCAAGCGATACCTCAGATACCAGCGCAACCGCCAATCTGCATCTTCGACGATGATGATTCACCCACGGATCTACCGGCGGGCGGCGGCAACATTGTCATACTCACAGAGCAGCAATCGCATGTGCCGCTGGCTGCCACAACGCCGAGTGGTGGATTGCCGTGCACGGCAATTACGATAGCCCCATCGCCATCATCGTGCTCCTCGTCCACAACGACGTTATCGAACTTCAATTCGATCACGTCACCGTCGCCGGTAGTTCCTGACCTGCTCTTGTCCACGCCGCCGGGCATTAATTCCAGcttgagcaacaacaataacaatagcacGCCCTCCAACACTTCGCATATTTTTCAACACCTGCAGCAAtcgcacagcagcagcagcaataacaataataataataacaataataataataacaataacaacaataataataataataacaatagtaagAAGGCTGATAGGCGACCAGCGTCGAGCAGCTCGAACGCTTCGtcgggcagcagcagcggcaccAGCAGTCATCACCAAAATCATCATCACTTGCACCATCAGCTGCATAATCATCATGTGCTGTCATCGCCCACATCGTCGCCCAGCAAACGACAGAaaaacagcaatagcagcaacaacagcaaggaGAGCAGTTCCTCTAGTCGCAATGCAGCTCTAGCGTCTGCATCAGCTCGCTCCAACAGCATTGGCAGCAATACGCTCAGCACCACCTCCGCCACATCCTCCAACTCGAACTCTAGCAAGCGAGAGGCGACGCCAAAGTTCTTCAACATACACGACAAGATCAAGGAACTCTATCTGCAGCTGCTCGGCAATGACCTCAATCATTTTGCGGAAACGGGG CTAAAGCAGCGCAGTCGCTCGTTCATCCTGGAACGCCTGGTGGAGTGCGAGCGTCTCAACACCATTGTGGTCAACCTGTATCCCGGCAACAAGGGCTACTCTCTGGCGCTGCATTATGACGAGCAAGTGGTGCTTAATCCGCTGACAAACGATTGGATTGTCACCGAATCGAGCAGTAACTATCATGAAAACACCTCCGACAAAAGCAGCACTAGTCGCAACAAGGCGCTGGCCGAGAGTGCCAAGTCGCGGCTGGCCGACAACGATGGCGatgcggcaacaacaacagcaacggccACTCAACCGGTGTCCTCAAACTATGGCCTGGTGGAGGTGTTGCGTTGGCCCTATGAGAATGATTTGCTGTTGCAGTGCATCGACCGGGAGCTGCTGCCCGAGTTTCTCATGGATCTACTTAGTGCGGAGACGGTCAGTTTGAATTCGCCGCAGGATGGCAGCGAGGGATCGCGTGTGTATGCCAAACCGAGCGTCTTCTATGCGGGCTGTGTGATTGCGCAAATACGCGATTTTCGCCAGACCTTTGCCACCTCTACGAATATCTGTGATATGAAACACATCCTGCTGCGGCCCAGCAATGCCACGCTCTTTGCGGACGTGCAACAACTGGGCAGTCTGCTGGGTTGCGCTGCCGCCACCGCCGAGGATCGCCTGGCGCTGGAGAGTCAACTAGTGCTGGCCACCGCCGAGCCGCTGTGCCTCGAACCAGATCCCAGCATTGGACGGCAAGCGATCAACGCACAGCACGAACGACAACGCTTCAATTCGCATGAGATGCGACGGCAGATGAACAAATTCACCCAGGTGGCAATCAATCGCAAGCGCAAATTGGATCAGTTCACACATCACAAGGGTCTCGAGTTGTGCGACTATCTCACCCGTCTACGCCAGCGGCCGCGGAGCTCTAGCAGCAGCACAGCTAATGCCACGCCCGCCACCGCGCCTAGCAACAATCCCTTGGTGGGCGCCATGCTCTCCTCATTCACATCGAAGGTGCCGCGACGGCCGCTTGAAGTTATACGGCCCATACGGCCGCCGTGTATCGAGTATCCGGCCAACATAAAGGTGCCCGAGCATGTGATTAGTGTGGAGAAATATGCCAAGACTTTTGAGCCGTTGAACGAGTTTAGCGATGCGTGCAAGGAGGGCTGTCAGCCCAACTGTCGCCACAACTTTCAGCCGCAGCTCATCGAGGAGTATGTGCTGGAGACGGAGCGAGAGGCGAGCGAGGGTCGGCGCGCTTTGTACCACATCAAGTTGTCCATCTATCAGCGTCCCTCTGATGCGGAATACCTCGGCGAACTGTATGTGGATCGGGATTATCGCGAGGGCGAGCGCAACGGCGAGTCGTGTCGCTTTGCATTGGGCACGCGGGTCCATGCGAATCGTTACATTCAGCAATTCCGCGAGATATTCACTGAGGAGGGACGCAAGGCTGTTAAGATTACGCATCTGATACCCGGACATGTGCCAATTGTTACCCACACTGGGCTGACGAATGAGCAgcgtttgctgctgcaacaacagcaacaacaacaacaacagcagcaacaacagcagcagcagcagcaacaacaacagcagcaacaacaacaacaacagcagcaacaacagcagcagcagcgacaggcACAGTTCACTCAACAATTGCCGGCGACAGTGCATCATGTGGCGCAAACGCATCCGCTTCCCCGACAACAACTCGTGGCCAAGACAGTCAACAGCACGACGATCAACGCACAGCAGAACTttcgccagcaacaacagcaaccaattGCCGCAGCGCAGTTCAACGTTGATGGTCAATtgcaactacagcagcagcaacagacgcAAATCgtcagtggcaacaacagcattttACAGCAGCAATcgacgcaacagcaacaacacccgcaacagcagcagcagccacagcataTACAATTGCTGACGTCTAGCGGCAATGCTTCCAATACGACCACTCACCAAGTGAGCTTAAGCAATGGCTCGCTAGTGTTGGTccagcagcaaccgcagcagcagcaacaacaacagcaattggcCACAACGCTGCAGCACTCAGGAATCACAATACAGCCAGCCAatatgcaacagcagcagcagaaagtAACAACTGCTCAGCTGAACACTGCCATTGGCGCCAATTCCGCATTGCGTGCCCAGCTCAACTCCAATGTGCCAATTCTC CAATCCCAGCTGAAGGCTGCTCCGATTGTGAGTACACAACATCAATTGctgcagaagcagcagcaacaacaacagcagcagcatcaaatAACTGCCGCAACTAATAACAAtatgaacaacaataacaacaacagcaactcgtCGGTGCATCCAAATCCTGCGATCAATGCCATAGTGACCAGTATCATGAACTCTGCCAATCaatatcagcagcaacaacatcatccgCATCCGCACT CTGGCACGCCGACACCTCCaggtaacagcaacaacaatgcgacgacaacgatcaatagcagcaataacaacaacagcggtaatgtgacgacaacaacattaaaGAATTCGGGCAATGCGTCCATACTTAACCTGCTAAACAGTGCTCCAGCTGCCATGACTAGCACACCTGTGGCCAGTGGCACCTTTACCACTTCGGCGACGGGGCAACAGCAGACGCTGACACTGgtgcagcatcagcagccaaATGCGGCCAACACTGTGGATGCCACAACGGCCACCTATGTGCAGACAACACGCGGCACACCGACGTTGGTCACAACACAACGCAAACAGCCATCGAGCGAAGTACTGCAGAATCTGCTGAACACCAATCGCAAGATCAACATTGTGGGCGCCGGTGGAGCCACAACGTTTCGCACCAATTCCGCGGGCAATCTGATAGCCGTGAATTTGAACCAGGCTCAAGCCCAGGGTCAACAGCAGGCTGGCGATGGCAATCAAACGGTGCGCGTGTCCATGTCAGCACTGGCATCACAGCTCGCTTCGCCTCCAGCGATCATGACGAATCCCACCACTAGCTATGGCGCATATACAGTGAGCACGGGCGGCGTCTGCGGCAGCCTCAAGATACTCAATTCgggtcagcagcagcaacagcagcgcatACTGAGCACACTGCGCAGGGATAGCACAACGGCGCCACCAAATGCCATTGTTGTGGGCATGGCGGCGCCTTCGCCAGGCAGCGATTCAAACGCTTCGAATGCCAGTGGATTTGCAGTGCCCACGAATCTAGCGTCATCGACTGGCGGTGGCAGCGGCACGCTGAATGCGCTGCTGACGAACGCAGCGACGCCCTCGCCATCTGGATCGGATCATTCGCAGTCATCGCAAACGCATCAGAATCAAGTGCTGCTCGATAGGCTGAGCAATGTCACCTCGAATGTGTCATCAGTATCGGCTGTGGCCATGCCACACATGTCGCCGCAACAACAGGCGCAGtcgacgcagcagcagcaattcatAACCAAGACCTTGGTGCACTCACCCGCCACCTCATCGATACACTCGCCAATGTCTAGTCCGCATCCGCAGCCGTCTGCgtcgccgcagcagcaacagcaaacaaccaCCACGCTCAATCTGCAGGGTATCAATCTGTCGCAGCTGCAAGGAGCCATTTCCAATTTTACTGGCCTGCAGAATGTTCAGGTGCAGATACCCGGTTACGCTCAGCCCATTTCACTGCAGTTCTCTGGCAACAATCTGCATGCACCTGtgcaagtgcaacagcagcaacaaccacaacagcaacaggtcACGGCTGGAGGCGGCAATGCAACGGGAACTTTACAACAGGCGCAGCCCCAGCAGCGAAGTGTTCTCGTCTCGGTGCCCGTGTCgacgcagcaacagcagctgccccATACGATAACATTAACGCAACCGTCtgctcagcaacaacagcagcagcaacaacaacagcagcaactacaacatgCACCACCCACGGGCACAATCGTTAGTCTGCCGTCGACGGTGGCTGGGACACAAACGGTGGTCATCACAAACAATGCAGCTGGCAGCGCTGGAGGCGCTGGAGGTGGCGGCAATGCCAGTAGCACAGGCGCCACAGCAGCCATGCTCACGCTACCCATTG CTCAAATAGTCGGTCCTGGCGTACAGAAAATCAATCCTCAAACAATACGTACCTCAAGcggtgttggtggtgttggCGTCGTTGCCACAACAGCCTCCGCAGCAATGCAGCCGCGAGCACGCAACGTTCAGGTTGTGGGCACCAAACAGATGGCCAGTAACAGGCAATTGCTCACGACGCAACGCCAGATCGGTGGCTCCACCTTAAAGATTGCCACAACGCCCGTGAATG AATTCTATTCATCTTAA
- the LOC132788665 gene encoding uncharacterized protein LOC132788665 isoform X3 — translation MQSLDSSCQEADFIINDTLKKLKGDNPLNANAQGLAHAAVQQQFVYQATQSSPQPQTQQQQQLGQQSYHQLHTVLQAACSPTLSINNNQQQQQQISSAPVTVSFPTSSKSFLETSLLQAIPQIPAQPPICIFDDDDSPTDLPAGGGNIVILTEQQSHVPLAATTPSGGLPCTAITIAPSPSSCSSSTTTLSNFNSITSPSPVVPDLLLSTPPGINSSLSNNNNNSTPSNTSHIFQHLQQSHSSSSNNNNNNNNNNNNNNNNNNNNNNSKKADRRPASSSSNASSGSSSGTSSHHQNHHHLHHQLHNHHVLSSPTSSPSKRQKNSNSSNNSKESSSSSRNAALASASARSNSIGSNTLSTTSATSSNSNSSKREATPKFFNIHDKIKELYLQLLGNDLNHFAETGLKQRSRSFILERLVECERLNTIVVNLYPGNKGYSLALHYDEQVVLNPLTNDWIVTESSSNYHENTSDKSSTSRNKALAESAKSRLADNDGDAATTTATATQPVSSNYGLVEVLRWPYENDLLLQCIDRELLPEFLMDLLSAETVSLNSPQDGSEGSRVYAKPSVFYAGCVIAQIRDFRQTFATSTNICDMKHILLRPSNATLFADVQQLGSLLGCAAATAEDRLALESQLVLATAEPLCLEPDPSIGRQAINAQHERQRFNSHEMRRQMNKFTQVAINRKRKLDQFTHHKGLELCDYLTRLRQRPRSSSSSTANATPATAPSNNPLVGAMLSSFTSKVPRRPLEVIRPIRPPCIEYPANIKVPEHVISVEKYAKTFEPLNEFSDACKEGCQPNCRHNFQPQLIEEYVLETEREASEGRRALYHIKLSIYQRPSDAEYLGELYVDRDYREGERNGESCRFALGTRVHANRYIQQFREIFTEEGRKAVKITHLIPGHVPIVTHTGLTNEQRLLLQQQQQQQQQQQQQQQQQQQQQQQQQQQQQQQQQQQRQAQFTQQLPATVHHVAQTHPLPRQQLVAKTVNSTTINAQQNFRQQQQQPIAAAQFNVDGQLQLQQQQQTQIVSGNNSILQQQSTQQQQHPQQQQQPQHIQLLTSSGNASNTTTHQVSLSNGSLVLVQQQPQQQQQQQQLATTLQHSGITIQPANMQQQQQKVTTAQLNTAIGANSALRAQLNSNVPILQSQLKAAPIVSTQHQLLQKQQQQQQQQHQITAATNNNMNNNNNNSNSSVHPNPAINAIVTSIMNSANQYQQQQHHPHPHSGTPTPPGNSNNNATTTINSSNNNNSGNVTTTTLKNSGNASILNLLNSAPAAMTSTPVASGTFTTSATGQQQTLTLVQHQQPNAANTVDATTATYVQTTRGTPTLVTTQRKQPSSEVLQNLLNTNRKINIVGAGGATTFRTNSAGNLIAVNLNQAQAQGQQQAGDGNQTVRVSMSALASQLASPPAIMTNPTTSYGAYTVSTGGVCGSLKILNSGQQQQQQRILSTLRRDSTTAPPNAIVVGMAAPSPGSDSNASNASGFAVPTNLASSTGGGSGTLNALLTNAATPSPSGSDHSQSSQTHQNQVLLDRLSNVTSNVSSVSAVAMPHMSPQQQAQSTQQQQFITKTLVHSPATSSIHSPMSSPHPQPSASPQQQQQTTTTLNLQGINLSQLQGAISNFTGLQNVQVQIPGYAQPISLQFSGNNLHAPVQVQQQQQPQQQQVTAGGGNATGTLQQAQPQQRSVLVSVPVSTQQQQLPHTITLTQPSAQQQQQQQQQQQQLQHAPPTGTIVSLPSTVAGTQTVVITNNAAGSAGGAGGGGNASSTGATAAMLTLPIV, via the exons ATGCAAAGCTTGGACTCATCATGTCAAGAAGCAGAC TTCATCATAAATGACACGCTTAAGAAGCTAAAGGGCGACAATCCACTAAATGCGAATGCCCAAGGATTGGCGCACGCCGCTGTTCAACAGCAATTCGTTTACCAAGCGACGCAGAGTTCGCCCCAGCCacaaacacagcagcaacagcaactgggACAGCAGTCGTATCATCAGTTGCACACAGTGCTACAGGCCGCATGCTCTCCCACGCTCtccatcaacaacaatcagcaacagcagcagcagatttCCTCTGCTCCAGTTACGGTTAGCTTCCCCACCAGTAGCAAATCGTTTCTGGAGACAAGTCTGCTGCAAGCGATACCTCAGATACCAGCGCAACCGCCAATCTGCATCTTCGACGATGATGATTCACCCACGGATCTACCGGCGGGCGGCGGCAACATTGTCATACTCACAGAGCAGCAATCGCATGTGCCGCTGGCTGCCACAACGCCGAGTGGTGGATTGCCGTGCACGGCAATTACGATAGCCCCATCGCCATCATCGTGCTCCTCGTCCACAACGACGTTATCGAACTTCAATTCGATCACGTCACCGTCGCCGGTAGTTCCTGACCTGCTCTTGTCCACGCCGCCGGGCATTAATTCCAGcttgagcaacaacaataacaatagcacGCCCTCCAACACTTCGCATATTTTTCAACACCTGCAGCAAtcgcacagcagcagcagcaataacaataataataataacaataataataataacaataacaacaataataataataataacaatagtaagAAGGCTGATAGGCGACCAGCGTCGAGCAGCTCGAACGCTTCGtcgggcagcagcagcggcaccAGCAGTCATCACCAAAATCATCATCACTTGCACCATCAGCTGCATAATCATCATGTGCTGTCATCGCCCACATCGTCGCCCAGCAAACGACAGAaaaacagcaatagcagcaacaacagcaaggaGAGCAGTTCCTCTAGTCGCAATGCAGCTCTAGCGTCTGCATCAGCTCGCTCCAACAGCATTGGCAGCAATACGCTCAGCACCACCTCCGCCACATCCTCCAACTCGAACTCTAGCAAGCGAGAGGCGACGCCAAAGTTCTTCAACATACACGACAAGATCAAGGAACTCTATCTGCAGCTGCTCGGCAATGACCTCAATCATTTTGCGGAAACGGGG CTAAAGCAGCGCAGTCGCTCGTTCATCCTGGAACGCCTGGTGGAGTGCGAGCGTCTCAACACCATTGTGGTCAACCTGTATCCCGGCAACAAGGGCTACTCTCTGGCGCTGCATTATGACGAGCAAGTGGTGCTTAATCCGCTGACAAACGATTGGATTGTCACCGAATCGAGCAGTAACTATCATGAAAACACCTCCGACAAAAGCAGCACTAGTCGCAACAAGGCGCTGGCCGAGAGTGCCAAGTCGCGGCTGGCCGACAACGATGGCGatgcggcaacaacaacagcaacggccACTCAACCGGTGTCCTCAAACTATGGCCTGGTGGAGGTGTTGCGTTGGCCCTATGAGAATGATTTGCTGTTGCAGTGCATCGACCGGGAGCTGCTGCCCGAGTTTCTCATGGATCTACTTAGTGCGGAGACGGTCAGTTTGAATTCGCCGCAGGATGGCAGCGAGGGATCGCGTGTGTATGCCAAACCGAGCGTCTTCTATGCGGGCTGTGTGATTGCGCAAATACGCGATTTTCGCCAGACCTTTGCCACCTCTACGAATATCTGTGATATGAAACACATCCTGCTGCGGCCCAGCAATGCCACGCTCTTTGCGGACGTGCAACAACTGGGCAGTCTGCTGGGTTGCGCTGCCGCCACCGCCGAGGATCGCCTGGCGCTGGAGAGTCAACTAGTGCTGGCCACCGCCGAGCCGCTGTGCCTCGAACCAGATCCCAGCATTGGACGGCAAGCGATCAACGCACAGCACGAACGACAACGCTTCAATTCGCATGAGATGCGACGGCAGATGAACAAATTCACCCAGGTGGCAATCAATCGCAAGCGCAAATTGGATCAGTTCACACATCACAAGGGTCTCGAGTTGTGCGACTATCTCACCCGTCTACGCCAGCGGCCGCGGAGCTCTAGCAGCAGCACAGCTAATGCCACGCCCGCCACCGCGCCTAGCAACAATCCCTTGGTGGGCGCCATGCTCTCCTCATTCACATCGAAGGTGCCGCGACGGCCGCTTGAAGTTATACGGCCCATACGGCCGCCGTGTATCGAGTATCCGGCCAACATAAAGGTGCCCGAGCATGTGATTAGTGTGGAGAAATATGCCAAGACTTTTGAGCCGTTGAACGAGTTTAGCGATGCGTGCAAGGAGGGCTGTCAGCCCAACTGTCGCCACAACTTTCAGCCGCAGCTCATCGAGGAGTATGTGCTGGAGACGGAGCGAGAGGCGAGCGAGGGTCGGCGCGCTTTGTACCACATCAAGTTGTCCATCTATCAGCGTCCCTCTGATGCGGAATACCTCGGCGAACTGTATGTGGATCGGGATTATCGCGAGGGCGAGCGCAACGGCGAGTCGTGTCGCTTTGCATTGGGCACGCGGGTCCATGCGAATCGTTACATTCAGCAATTCCGCGAGATATTCACTGAGGAGGGACGCAAGGCTGTTAAGATTACGCATCTGATACCCGGACATGTGCCAATTGTTACCCACACTGGGCTGACGAATGAGCAgcgtttgctgctgcaacaacagcaacaacaacaacaacagcagcaacaacagcagcagcagcagcaacaacaacagcagcaacaacaacaacaacagcagcaacaacagcagcagcagcgacaggcACAGTTCACTCAACAATTGCCGGCGACAGTGCATCATGTGGCGCAAACGCATCCGCTTCCCCGACAACAACTCGTGGCCAAGACAGTCAACAGCACGACGATCAACGCACAGCAGAACTttcgccagcaacaacagcaaccaattGCCGCAGCGCAGTTCAACGTTGATGGTCAATtgcaactacagcagcagcaacagacgcAAATCgtcagtggcaacaacagcattttACAGCAGCAATcgacgcaacagcaacaacacccgcaacagcagcagcagccacagcataTACAATTGCTGACGTCTAGCGGCAATGCTTCCAATACGACCACTCACCAAGTGAGCTTAAGCAATGGCTCGCTAGTGTTGGTccagcagcaaccgcagcagcagcaacaacaacagcaattggcCACAACGCTGCAGCACTCAGGAATCACAATACAGCCAGCCAatatgcaacagcagcagcagaaagtAACAACTGCTCAGCTGAACACTGCCATTGGCGCCAATTCCGCATTGCGTGCCCAGCTCAACTCCAATGTGCCAATTCTC CAATCCCAGCTGAAGGCTGCTCCGATTGTGAGTACACAACATCAATTGctgcagaagcagcagcaacaacaacagcagcagcatcaaatAACTGCCGCAACTAATAACAAtatgaacaacaataacaacaacagcaactcgtCGGTGCATCCAAATCCTGCGATCAATGCCATAGTGACCAGTATCATGAACTCTGCCAATCaatatcagcagcaacaacatcatccgCATCCGCACT CTGGCACGCCGACACCTCCaggtaacagcaacaacaatgcgacgacaacgatcaatagcagcaataacaacaacagcggtaatgtgacgacaacaacattaaaGAATTCGGGCAATGCGTCCATACTTAACCTGCTAAACAGTGCTCCAGCTGCCATGACTAGCACACCTGTGGCCAGTGGCACCTTTACCACTTCGGCGACGGGGCAACAGCAGACGCTGACACTGgtgcagcatcagcagccaaATGCGGCCAACACTGTGGATGCCACAACGGCCACCTATGTGCAGACAACACGCGGCACACCGACGTTGGTCACAACACAACGCAAACAGCCATCGAGCGAAGTACTGCAGAATCTGCTGAACACCAATCGCAAGATCAACATTGTGGGCGCCGGTGGAGCCACAACGTTTCGCACCAATTCCGCGGGCAATCTGATAGCCGTGAATTTGAACCAGGCTCAAGCCCAGGGTCAACAGCAGGCTGGCGATGGCAATCAAACGGTGCGCGTGTCCATGTCAGCACTGGCATCACAGCTCGCTTCGCCTCCAGCGATCATGACGAATCCCACCACTAGCTATGGCGCATATACAGTGAGCACGGGCGGCGTCTGCGGCAGCCTCAAGATACTCAATTCgggtcagcagcagcaacagcagcgcatACTGAGCACACTGCGCAGGGATAGCACAACGGCGCCACCAAATGCCATTGTTGTGGGCATGGCGGCGCCTTCGCCAGGCAGCGATTCAAACGCTTCGAATGCCAGTGGATTTGCAGTGCCCACGAATCTAGCGTCATCGACTGGCGGTGGCAGCGGCACGCTGAATGCGCTGCTGACGAACGCAGCGACGCCCTCGCCATCTGGATCGGATCATTCGCAGTCATCGCAAACGCATCAGAATCAAGTGCTGCTCGATAGGCTGAGCAATGTCACCTCGAATGTGTCATCAGTATCGGCTGTGGCCATGCCACACATGTCGCCGCAACAACAGGCGCAGtcgacgcagcagcagcaattcatAACCAAGACCTTGGTGCACTCACCCGCCACCTCATCGATACACTCGCCAATGTCTAGTCCGCATCCGCAGCCGTCTGCgtcgccgcagcagcaacagcaaacaaccaCCACGCTCAATCTGCAGGGTATCAATCTGTCGCAGCTGCAAGGAGCCATTTCCAATTTTACTGGCCTGCAGAATGTTCAGGTGCAGATACCCGGTTACGCTCAGCCCATTTCACTGCAGTTCTCTGGCAACAATCTGCATGCACCTGtgcaagtgcaacagcagcaacaaccacaacagcaacaggtcACGGCTGGAGGCGGCAATGCAACGGGAACTTTACAACAGGCGCAGCCCCAGCAGCGAAGTGTTCTCGTCTCGGTGCCCGTGTCgacgcagcaacagcagctgccccATACGATAACATTAACGCAACCGTCtgctcagcaacaacagcagcagcaacaacaacagcagcaactacaacatgCACCACCCACGGGCACAATCGTTAGTCTGCCGTCGACGGTGGCTGGGACACAAACGGTGGTCATCACAAACAATGCAGCTGGCAGCGCTGGAGGCGCTGGAGGTGGCGGCAATGCCAGTAGCACAGGCGCCACAGCAGCCATGCTCACGCTACCCATTG TTTGA